One window from the genome of Haladaptatus paucihalophilus DX253 encodes:
- a CDS encoding HalOD1 output domain-containing protein, whose translation MSERGTTATIPVKNGRVSEAVIRAVADAAEVDPADMTPLYDIIDPDALDRLFRPTSSVTREVESSINFTMAGCEVVVSDNRTVSATLLSQVEA comes from the coding sequence ATGAGTGAACGAGGAACTACCGCAACGATACCCGTCAAAAACGGACGTGTTAGCGAGGCCGTGATACGTGCCGTCGCCGACGCCGCCGAAGTCGATCCCGCCGATATGACACCACTGTACGATATCATCGACCCGGACGCGCTCGACAGACTATTCCGACCGACCTCATCGGTAACGCGAGAGGTCGAGTCCAGTATCAACTTCACCATGGCTGGCTGTGAAGTGGTGGTTTCCGACAATCGAACCGTCTCCGCCACGCTCCTCTCGCAAGTAGAGGCATGA
- a CDS encoding DUF7576 family protein yields MNDTPGMEKRDGRRDVTITRSVTPVCSHCDRPIDTTAWYPIVTETKEDGSVVLHSFCDETCQAAWSRQ; encoded by the coding sequence ATGAACGATACCCCCGGAATGGAGAAGCGGGACGGTCGTCGTGACGTCACCATCACTCGGTCCGTGACGCCCGTCTGTTCCCACTGCGATAGGCCCATCGACACCACCGCGTGGTATCCTATCGTCACGGAAACGAAAGAGGACGGGTCGGTCGTTCTCCACTCGTTCTGCGACGAAACGTGTCAAGCGGCGTGGAGTCGCCAATGA